One Flavobacteriales bacterium genomic region harbors:
- a CDS encoding enoyl-CoA hydratase-related protein has translation MKDKFVAYRCENRIGFITLMRAEKRNALNPQLITGLKSAFDTAENDEKCKVIVLEAEGEAFCAGADLKYLQSLQSFSDEENVADSNNLMQLFKQIYTLKKVVIANIQGHAIAGGCGLASVCDFSIASEDAKFGYSEVKIGFIPAIVSVFLLRKIGEGKTKELLLSGKIISATEAVSIGLINQAVEKSKLNTTVLKLASKLCEHTSEQSLEHTKQLISKLQYMSLDDGLEYAVQENAKARKNDDCKKGISSFLKKENLNW, from the coding sequence ATGAAAGATAAATTTGTAGCATACCGTTGTGAAAATAGAATTGGCTTTATCACTTTGATGAGGGCAGAAAAAAGAAATGCTCTCAATCCACAGCTTATAACAGGTTTAAAATCGGCTTTTGATACTGCCGAAAACGACGAAAAATGTAAAGTTATCGTTTTGGAAGCTGAAGGCGAAGCGTTTTGCGCTGGGGCTGATTTGAAATACTTGCAATCTTTGCAATCTTTTTCGGACGAAGAAAATGTTGCCGACTCTAACAATTTAATGCAGTTATTTAAGCAAATTTATACTCTTAAGAAGGTTGTAATAGCCAACATTCAAGGTCATGCCATAGCCGGCGGTTGCGGATTGGCTAGTGTTTGTGACTTCTCTATTGCCTCGGAAGATGCTAAATTCGGCTATTCTGAAGTGAAAATTGGCTTTATACCTGCTATTGTCAGCGTGTTTCTTTTACGTAAAATTGGCGAGGGAAAAACTAAAGAACTACTGCTAAGCGGTAAAATCATTAGTGCAACAGAAGCCGTAAGTATAGGATTGATAAATCAAGCTGTTGAAAAATCAAAACTCAATACCACTGTATTGAAACTAGCAAGCAAATTGTGTGAGCATACTTCTGAACAATCTTTAGAGCATACAAAACAGCTTATATCAAAACTGCAATATATGTCGTTAGATGATGGTCTTGAGTATGCTGTCCAAGAAAATGCCAAAGCCAGAAAAAATGACGATTGCAAAAAAGGAATTAGCTCCTTTCTCAAAAAAGAAAATTTAAATTGGTAG
- a CDS encoding arginine deiminase family protein: MIALNLHNETSQLEVVILGLPDSFGGTPKIEDCYDPKSKEHVLNGTFPTQENVINEMNAVKTIFLKYGVEVLRPNNIEGLNQIFSRDIGFVIGDSFIIPNIIEDRKQEILAIDTLLEKISSNKIISMPEGARVEGGDVMLCGDYVFIGYSKEEDFNKYQVARTNKAAIDFLQSAFPNKKVRGFELKKSDSNPKDNALHLDCCFQPIGEQSAIMYAGGFKNTSDVDFLVNHFGEENIIFITREEMYEMNSNVFSISPKVILSEKGFVRLNNELKNKGFTVEEVPYAEIAKMEGLLRCSTLPLRRK, from the coding sequence ATGATAGCACTTAATTTACATAACGAAACGAGTCAATTGGAGGTTGTTATTCTTGGTTTGCCCGATAGCTTTGGTGGTACGCCAAAAATTGAGGATTGCTATGACCCGAAGTCTAAAGAGCATGTTTTGAATGGCACTTTTCCTACTCAAGAAAATGTTATTAACGAAATGAATGCTGTCAAAACTATTTTTTTGAAGTACGGTGTCGAAGTTTTACGACCAAATAATATAGAAGGATTAAATCAAATTTTTTCAAGAGATATAGGATTTGTTATTGGCGACAGTTTCATTATTCCAAATATTATTGAAGATAGAAAACAAGAAATTTTAGCAATAGATACATTGCTAGAGAAAATTAGTTCCAACAAAATCATCTCTATGCCAGAAGGTGCTAGAGTTGAAGGTGGAGATGTGATGTTATGTGGCGACTATGTATTTATCGGTTATTCAAAGGAAGAAGATTTTAATAAATATCAAGTAGCAAGAACCAATAAGGCAGCTATTGACTTTTTACAATCGGCGTTTCCTAATAAAAAAGTAAGAGGCTTTGAGTTAAAAAAGTCAGACTCTAACCCTAAAGATAATGCCTTACACCTAGATTGTTGTTTCCAACCAATAGGAGAACAATCGGCTATAATGTATGCAGGTGGTTTTAAAAATACTTCAGATGTTGATTTTTTAGTTAATCACTTTGGCGAAGAAAATATCATTTTCATTACTCGAGAAGAAATGTATGAGATGAATTCTAATGTATTTTCTATATCTCCTAAAGTTATACTTTCAGAAAAAGGATTTGTAAGATTAAATAATGAATTAAAAAACAAAGGATTCACTGTAGAAGAAGTACCTTACGCCGAAATTGCTAAAATGGAAGGTTTGTTACGTTGCTCTACATTACCATTAAGAAGAAAATGA
- a CDS encoding arginine deiminase-related protein, translating to MSQITKHILMIQPVSFRFNEQTAVNNYYQKVLDGLSPEATQQQALAEFNSFVEKLRAKGVNVIVVEDTKEPDTPDSIFPNNWVSFHNDGDVGLYPMCAENRRTERREDIFDILVDDYGFHIEEIHDFTEFEEYDRYLEGTGSMILDRENKYCYAAISERTDEQAVIQFCDVFGYKPVCFTANQDVNGERLAIYHTNVMMCVADNFAVICLDTIDELEERTHIIEILEETNKEIIEISEDQKQHFAGNMLQLMGDKPYLVMSDSAYNSLTQEQISQIENHCPIIHSSLDTIEACGGGSARCMMAEIFLPQA from the coding sequence ATGAGTCAGATTACTAAACACATATTAATGATACAACCCGTTAGCTTTCGCTTTAACGAACAAACGGCTGTAAACAATTATTATCAAAAAGTATTGGACGGTCTATCACCTGAAGCTACACAACAGCAGGCCTTAGCGGAGTTCAACAGTTTTGTAGAGAAATTAAGGGCTAAGGGAGTCAATGTTATAGTTGTTGAGGATACTAAAGAACCAGATACCCCAGACTCTATTTTTCCGAACAATTGGGTGTCCTTTCACAATGATGGTGACGTAGGATTATATCCTATGTGTGCAGAAAATAGACGTACAGAGAGAAGAGAAGACATCTTTGATATTCTAGTTGATGATTATGGTTTTCATATTGAAGAAATTCATGACTTTACTGAATTTGAAGAATACGATAGGTATTTAGAAGGGACAGGAAGTATGATATTGGATAGAGAAAACAAGTACTGTTATGCCGCTATCTCAGAACGAACTGACGAACAAGCAGTCATTCAATTTTGTGATGTTTTCGGCTATAAACCCGTTTGTTTTACTGCAAATCAAGATGTAAACGGTGAACGTTTAGCTATCTACCACACCAATGTAATGATGTGTGTAGCCGATAATTTTGCTGTTATTTGCTTAGATACTATTGATGAATTGGAAGAACGCACTCATATTATTGAGATATTGGAAGAAACAAACAAAGAAATAATAGAAATTTCAGAAGATCAAAAACAACATTTTGCAGGAAATATGTTACAGCTAATGGGAGATAAGCCATATCTGGTGATGTCTGATTCAGCGTATAATAGTTTGACTCAAGAGCAGATTTCTCAGATAGAAAATCATTGTCCCATTATTCATAGTTCCTTAGATACCATAGAAGCATGTGGAGGTGGTAGTGCACGATGTATGATGGCCGAAATATTTTTACCTCAAGCCTAA
- the argS gene encoding arginine--tRNA ligase, whose product MIDQELHKAVELALKELFQAEVQSFQFQKTRKEFEGDITLVVFPLTRFFKKSPEQTGEVLGQYLKDNVSLVSDYNTVKGFLNLSIDNSYWLSQFQTAFDTDNFGCIETSEDSANHLVEFSSPNTNKPLHLGHIRNILLGASVSEILKAAGKKVKKVQIINDRGIHICKSMIAWLEFGNGETPQSTQMKGDHFVGKYYVIFDKHYRTEQAQLVESGMSKEEAEKEAPLFKKAQDLLRRWEAKDAEVIALWEKMNNWVYDGFSYTYDRMGVDFDKNYYESDTYLLGKAVIQEGLDKGTFFKKDDGSVWIDLTADGLDEKILLRSDGTAVYMTQDIGTAIQRHQDFDFSHMAYTVGNEQDYHFKVLFLILDKLGYDWAKNCYHLSYGMVDLPSGKMKSREGTVVDADDLMQEMVDSAKTIAQDLGKLDGMEEKESNILYENIGMGALKYFMLKVDPKKRMLFDPEESIDFNGNTGPFIQYTHARIQTMVKKYNKEIQFTINGLDLLEKERTLIKQINDFPTVIQEAANSYSPALVANYIYDLVKEFNGFYQNVPILIGEDKNQVAFRIALCQMVARVSKTGMKLLGVNVPDRM is encoded by the coding sequence ATGATAGATCAAGAATTACATAAAGCAGTAGAATTGGCTTTAAAAGAGCTATTTCAAGCAGAAGTACAATCTTTTCAATTTCAGAAAACTAGAAAAGAATTTGAAGGAGATATCACTTTAGTGGTTTTCCCTCTAACGAGGTTTTTCAAAAAAAGCCCTGAGCAAACAGGTGAAGTACTCGGACAATATCTAAAAGATAATGTTTCTCTCGTATCAGATTATAATACCGTTAAAGGATTTTTGAATCTAAGCATTGATAATTCCTATTGGTTATCGCAATTTCAAACGGCTTTTGATACGGATAATTTCGGTTGTATAGAGACTTCTGAGGATTCAGCAAATCACCTAGTTGAATTTTCTTCCCCTAACACCAATAAGCCTCTGCATTTGGGACACATCAGAAATATCCTTTTAGGAGCATCTGTTTCAGAAATATTAAAAGCGGCTGGTAAAAAGGTCAAGAAGGTACAAATCATCAATGATAGAGGTATTCATATCTGTAAATCTATGATTGCTTGGCTGGAGTTTGGTAATGGAGAAACACCACAGTCAACTCAGATGAAAGGCGACCATTTTGTAGGTAAGTATTATGTCATTTTTGACAAACACTACCGTACTGAACAAGCTCAATTGGTGGAAAGTGGCATGTCAAAAGAAGAGGCTGAAAAAGAAGCACCTCTCTTCAAAAAAGCTCAAGATTTGTTGCGTAGATGGGAGGCAAAAGATGCTGAAGTTATAGCACTTTGGGAAAAAATGAATAATTGGGTGTACGATGGTTTTTCATACACTTACGACAGAATGGGTGTTGACTTTGATAAAAACTATTACGAAAGTGACACTTATCTTCTTGGTAAAGCTGTCATTCAAGAAGGATTAGATAAAGGCACTTTTTTCAAGAAAGATGACGGTTCTGTATGGATTGATTTGACTGCCGATGGATTGGACGAGAAAATTCTATTACGTTCAGACGGAACAGCTGTCTATATGACTCAAGATATTGGTACTGCTATACAAAGGCATCAAGATTTTGATTTTTCTCACATGGCTTATACAGTAGGTAACGAACAGGATTATCATTTTAAAGTATTGTTTTTAATCTTGGATAAGTTAGGTTACGATTGGGCTAAAAACTGTTATCATTTATCCTACGGAATGGTAGATTTGCCTTCTGGAAAGATGAAGTCTAGAGAGGGCACAGTTGTTGATGCCGATGACTTGATGCAAGAAATGGTAGACTCTGCCAAAACCATAGCTCAAGATTTAGGTAAGCTAGACGGCATGGAAGAAAAGGAGTCTAATATCCTTTATGAAAATATTGGTATGGGAGCCTTAAAATATTTTATGCTTAAGGTTGACCCTAAGAAACGTATGTTATTCGATCCAGAAGAATCTATTGATTTCAACGGTAATACCGGACCATTTATTCAATATACCCATGCACGTATTCAAACCATGGTTAAGAAATATAACAAAGAGATTCAGTTTACTATAAATGGATTGGATTTACTAGAGAAAGAGCGTACACTTATAAAGCAGATTAATGATTTCCCAACGGTTATTCAGGAGGCAGCAAATTCATACAGTCCGGCTTTAGTGGCAAATTATATTTATGATTTAGTTAAAGAATTCAACGGTTTTTATCAGAATGTTCCTATTTTGATTGGCGAAGATAAAAACCAAGTAGCATTTAGAATTGCGCTTTGCCAAATGGTAGCAAGAGTAAGTAAAACAGGTATGAAATTATTAGGGGTAAATGTACCCGATAGAATGTAA
- the ffh gene encoding signal recognition particle protein — protein sequence MFENLSEKLEKAFKVLKGQGSISEINVAQTMKEIRKALLAADVDFKTAKQFTATVKEKAIGQQVLTAVEPGQLLTKIMRDELAELMGSSKSDINLDGSPTVILIAGLQGSGKTTFTGKLALHLKDKHNKKPLLVACDVYRPAAIDQLGVLGEQVGTEVYKETENKNPVEIAQNAIKYAKSNNHNVVIVDTAGRLAIDKQMMNEIASVKSAINPNEILFVVDSMTGQDAVNTAKAFNEKLNFDGVVLTKLDGDTRGGAALTIRSVVDKPIKFIGTSEKMDGLDVFHPDRMASRILGMGDVISLVERAQQQFDEDEARKMQKKIAKNQFGFDDFLKQIQQIKKMGNMKDLMGMIPGMGKALKGVDIDDDAFKGIEAMIKSMTLEERSNPKILNGSRRKRIANGSGTSIQDVNQLIKQFGQMGKMMKMMQGGGAKQMMQMMKNKGGMPRM from the coding sequence ATGTTTGAAAATTTATCAGAAAAATTAGAAAAAGCCTTTAAAGTCCTCAAAGGACAGGGTAGTATATCGGAGATTAATGTAGCGCAGACTATGAAAGAAATCCGTAAAGCCTTATTGGCTGCCGATGTGGATTTCAAAACAGCTAAGCAATTCACTGCTACAGTGAAAGAAAAAGCCATTGGTCAGCAAGTACTTACGGCTGTTGAGCCTGGTCAATTGCTTACCAAAATAATGCGTGACGAGTTAGCCGAATTAATGGGTAGTTCTAAATCAGATATCAACCTAGATGGTAGTCCGACCGTTATTTTGATAGCAGGACTGCAAGGTTCAGGTAAAACCACTTTTACTGGTAAGTTGGCACTGCATTTAAAAGACAAACACAATAAAAAACCTCTCTTAGTTGCCTGTGACGTTTATCGTCCTGCGGCTATTGATCAGTTAGGGGTATTGGGTGAGCAAGTAGGTACTGAGGTTTATAAAGAAACAGAAAATAAAAATCCAGTAGAAATTGCTCAAAATGCTATTAAGTACGCCAAGTCAAATAATCACAATGTAGTTATTGTGGATACGGCTGGTCGTTTGGCTATTGATAAGCAAATGATGAACGAGATAGCTTCTGTAAAGTCAGCAATTAATCCCAACGAAATATTATTTGTAGTAGATTCAATGACTGGTCAAGATGCAGTCAATACAGCTAAAGCCTTTAATGAGAAATTAAATTTTGATGGCGTTGTACTGACTAAGCTAGACGGTGATACTCGAGGTGGTGCTGCACTTACTATCCGTTCGGTAGTAGATAAGCCAATTAAGTTTATTGGTACGAGTGAAAAAATGGACGGTTTGGATGTGTTCCACCCTGATAGAATGGCTAGTCGTATTTTAGGCATGGGTGATGTTATTTCTTTGGTGGAAAGAGCACAGCAACAATTCGATGAAGATGAAGCCCGTAAGATGCAAAAGAAAATTGCCAAGAACCAATTCGGTTTTGACGACTTTCTCAAGCAAATACAGCAAATAAAGAAGATGGGTAATATGAAGGATTTGATGGGTATGATACCAGGAATGGGTAAAGCCTTGAAGGGTGTTGATATTGACGATGATGCTTTTAAAGGAATAGAGGCTATGATTAAGTCTATGACATTAGAAGAACGTAGCAATCCTAAAATTTTGAATGGTAGCCGAAGAAAGAGAATAGCTAATGGTAGTGGTACTTCTATTCAAGATGTCAATCAGCTTATTAAGCAGTTTGGACAAATGGGTAAAATGATGAAGATGATGCAGGGTGGTGGCGCCAAGCAAATGATGCAAATGATGAAGAATAAGGGCGGTATGCCTAGAATGTAA
- a CDS encoding tetrahydrofolate dehydrogenase/cyclohydrolase catalytic domain-containing protein, whose protein sequence is MQILDGKQTSLDIQQEIAEEVKVLVEEGKKKPHLAAILVGNNGASETYVGAKVKACERVGFDSTLLRFDESITEEELVLQVQKINEDSNIDGLIVQLPLPSHIDEMTITETILPSKDVDGFHPQNIGKMALNLPTFLPATPAGIVELIKRYEIHTEGKHCVVVGRSHIVGSPMSILMARNSYPGNCTVTLTHSRTTNLKEICLTADILIVALGRAEFITADMVKDGATVIDVGISRVKSDKTKSGWKLKGDVNFDDVASKSEYITPVPGGVGPMTIAMLLKNTLQAVKGFN, encoded by the coding sequence ATGCAAATATTAGATGGTAAACAAACATCCTTAGATATTCAGCAAGAAATTGCTGAAGAGGTTAAGGTTTTGGTTGAAGAGGGTAAAAAGAAACCTCATTTAGCGGCTATTTTAGTTGGTAATAATGGGGCTAGCGAGACTTATGTAGGAGCAAAAGTTAAGGCTTGTGAAAGGGTAGGTTTTGACTCTACCTTGCTACGATTCGATGAAAGTATTACCGAAGAAGAATTAGTATTACAAGTACAAAAGATAAATGAAGATTCCAATATTGATGGATTAATCGTCCAACTGCCTTTACCATCTCACATCGATGAAATGACTATTACTGAAACCATATTACCATCTAAGGATGTCGATGGTTTTCATCCTCAAAACATCGGTAAGATGGCTTTGAACTTACCAACATTTTTACCAGCTACACCAGCAGGTATTGTCGAATTGATAAAGCGTTACGAAATACACACTGAAGGTAAGCACTGTGTTGTAGTTGGGCGTAGTCATATTGTTGGTTCACCGATGAGTATTCTTATGGCAAGAAACAGTTACCCTGGTAATTGTACAGTGACTTTGACTCATAGCCGCACGACCAATCTCAAAGAAATTTGCCTAACTGCCGATATTCTTATTGTCGCTTTAGGTCGTGCCGAATTCATTACTGCAGATATGGTCAAAGATGGTGCAACAGTGATAGATGTAGGTATTAGTAGAGTGAAATCTGATAAGACAAAAAGTGGTTGGAAGTTAAAAGGCGATGTTAATTTTGATGATGTAGCATCTAAAAGCGAATACATAACACCTGTTCCTGGTGGAGTAGGCCCTATGACTATTGCTATGCTCTTAAAAAACACATTGCAAGCTGTTAAAGGATTCAATTAA
- a CDS encoding 7-carboxy-7-deazaguanine synthase QueE, whose translation MNKTQDTLVAQGLMLPLMEAFYTIQGEGFHTGKSAFFLRIGGCDVGCHWCDVKESWDAELHPPTSLENMLDQILIHPSKTVVVTGGEPLMWNMQPLTDSLHNKGISVHIETSGAYPLTGDFDWICLSPKKNNPPQETIIPKAHELKVIIHNRDDFKWAEQFASKCSSSCKLYLQPEWSKAQEMMPKIVDYVMNNPQWNISLQTHKYMNIP comes from the coding sequence ATGAACAAAACTCAAGATACATTAGTTGCTCAGGGGCTTATGTTGCCTCTTATGGAGGCTTTTTACACCATTCAAGGCGAGGGTTTTCATACGGGCAAATCGGCTTTTTTTCTAAGGATAGGAGGGTGCGATGTGGGTTGCCATTGGTGTGATGTTAAAGAAAGTTGGGACGCTGAGTTACATCCACCAACATCTTTGGAGAATATGCTCGATCAGATCCTTATTCACCCTTCAAAAACGGTGGTAGTAACAGGTGGAGAACCTTTGATGTGGAATATGCAACCCCTTACTGATAGTCTTCATAATAAGGGAATAAGCGTACATATAGAAACTTCTGGTGCTTATCCACTAACGGGTGATTTCGATTGGATTTGTTTGTCACCTAAAAAGAATAATCCTCCCCAAGAAACAATAATTCCTAAAGCTCACGAGTTAAAGGTTATAATACACAATAGAGACGATTTCAAATGGGCGGAACAATTTGCTAGTAAATGCTCTTCTTCATGTAAGCTATACTTACAGCCCGAGTGGAGCAAAGCCCAAGAAATGATGCCTAAAATAGTAGATTACGTGATGAATAACCCCCAATGGAATATATCTTTACAGACGCATAAGTATATGAATATCCCATAA